From the Quercus lobata isolate SW786 chromosome 6, ValleyOak3.0 Primary Assembly, whole genome shotgun sequence genome, one window contains:
- the LOC115950720 gene encoding uncharacterized protein LOC115950720: MKKVSVTSHNLGTLPSPGAPSYRDKSVGSQKGWSSERVPLSSNRSRRNSSSAAFLLPFNSGKTLPSKWEDAERWICSPVSGNGMVKHSSSQPHKRPKSKSGPIVTPPEVVYYSNYSPAMQGFEGGSVRNMMVGSPLSAGVLAADSVVVHYGNSNGEQSYLMHSENTNWVQQSPSLPGWLELLSEPSLSSSQDEKLDETEEIMDSGAVSRRDMATQMSPDGGFHSSPRGKSPFSPTHQPMPSNIVETEGDNSAKLEIRDVEVDKRATVIRWSKRRTSNVNKKGLPHVEDLNKNAEEAQASSWNIAESEMDISKMQREEAKITAWENLQKAKAEAAIRKLEMKLEKKKSSSMDKILNKLRVAQIKAQKMRSTVSVDEVPKTNHKIFSFKKYVQMGSFSGCFTSYAS; the protein is encoded by the exons ATGAAGAAAGTTTCAGTTACTTCCCACAATTTGGGAACATTGCCAAGCCCGGGAGCTCCTAGTTACCGGGATAAGAGTGTTGGGAGCCAAAAGGGTTGGAGCTCAGAACGTGTACCACTGTCAAGTAATAGAAGCCGAAGGAATTCAAGTAGTGCTGCTTTTTTGTTGCCATTTAATAGTGGAAAGACTCTGCCTTCAAAGTGGGAAGATGCTGAGAGGTGGATTTGTAGCCCTGTTTCAGGAAATGGTATGGTTAAACATTCAAGTTCTCAGCCTCATAAAAGGCCTAAGTCCAAGAGTGGTCCAATTGTGACGCCTCCAGAGGTTGTGTACTACTCCAATTATTCACCAGCAATGCAGGGATTTGAAGGTGGCAGTGTGAGGAATATGATGGTGGGTTCTCCTTTATCAGCTGGAGTATTGGCTGCTGATAGTGTTGTTGTTCATTATGGTAATTCTAATGGAGAACAATCCTATTTAATGCATTCTGAAAATACGAATTGGGTACAACAATCTCCTAGTTTGCCTGGATGGTTGGAGTTGTTGAGTGAGCCTTCATTGTCTAGCTCTCAAG ATGAGAAACTTGATGAAACTGAGGAAATCATGGATTCTGGTGCTGTTTCACGAAGAGATATGGCAACCCAAATGAGCCCTGATGGTGGCTTCCACTCATCTCCAAGAGGGAAGTCTCCGTTTTCTCCGACTCATCAACCTATGCCATCTAATATTGTGGAAACAGAAGGTGACAATTCTGCTAAATTAGAAATCAGGGATGTGGAGGTTGACAAACGAGCTACTGTTATTAGGTGGTCTAAAAGACGTACTAGTAATGTGAATAAGAAAGGGTTGCCACACGTTGAAGACCTGAATAAAAATGCTGAGGAAGCTCAAGCTTCATCTTGGAATATTGCAGAGTCAGAAATGGACATTTCAAA GATGCAAAGAGAGGAAGCCAAGATCACCGCATGGGAAAACTTGCAGAAGGCCAAAGCTGAAGCAGCAATACGAAAACTTGAG ATGAaattagaaaagaagaaatcatCATCAATGGATAAGATATTAAACAAGCTGAGAGTTGCACAGattaaagcccaaaaaatgAGAAGCACAGTTTCAGTCGATGAAGTCCCCAAGACTAATCACAagattttttccttcaaaaagtATGTGCAGATGGGTTCCTTCAGCGGTTGCTTTACCTCCTATGCGTCCTAA